The following proteins come from a genomic window of Gynuella sunshinyii YC6258:
- a CDS encoding DUF4288 domain-containing protein, with translation MNGYYDIEVLSINLIRVLIAIYLIKKVLGVIISGKNVSPIGWYVGSYIIRFVELNTDKNEDPERKFTAWENTILVQADNLEDAYDKVVEQA, from the coding sequence ATGAATGGTTATTATGATATTGAAGTTTTGTCGATAAATCTCATAAGAGTATTGATCGCTATTTATCTGATTAAAAAAGTATTAGGTGTCATTATTAGCGGCAAGAATGTCTCTCCAATTGGATGGTATGTAGGCTCATATATCATCCGGTTTGTAGAACTGAATACAGATAAAAATGAAGATCCTGAAAGAAAATTTACCGCCTGGGAAAATACAATACTGGTTCAGGCCGACAACCTGGAAGATGCTTACGATAAAGTCGTTGAGCAAGCTTGA
- a CDS encoding GNAT family N-acetyltransferase — protein MKFNFIPLEESHLRQMFIWLNTPSVSAWYGKGEDFHRYENVLNKYLPRTRSESNIHAFIIGYHLQNIGYIQSYRICDFPEYNRYVGADEHAVGIDLFIGEGNFLHQSYGCHIVRQFLDEIAFQLPGIDTCIIGPDSKNTSAIRAYEKAGFSYWKTIQLQDEFETEYLMKFIKDRDD, from the coding sequence ATGAAATTCAATTTCATTCCATTAGAAGAATCCCATCTCAGGCAGATGTTTATCTGGTTAAACACACCTTCTGTATCTGCTTGGTATGGGAAAGGTGAAGATTTTCATCGCTATGAAAATGTGCTGAATAAATATCTTCCACGAACGCGATCCGAAAGCAACATACATGCTTTTATTATTGGCTATCATTTGCAGAATATCGGGTACATTCAGAGTTATAGAATTTGTGATTTTCCGGAATATAATCGCTATGTCGGCGCAGATGAGCATGCTGTTGGAATTGACCTGTTTATCGGTGAGGGCAATTTTCTTCATCAGAGTTATGGATGTCATATCGTTCGTCAATTTCTGGATGAAATTGCTTTTCAACTTCCTGGGATCGATACCTGTATTATTGGCCCGGATTCGAAGAATACCTCCGCAATCCGTGCCTATGAAAAAGCTGGTTTTAGCTACTGGAAAACAATTCAGCTTCAGGATGAATTTGAAACGGAGTATTTAATGAAATTTATAAAGGATAGGGATGATTAA
- a CDS encoding 1-deoxy-D-xylulose-5-phosphate synthase, translating to MNLRLETQEKLGRSLEMETDKSPEAFKLARSKIMYIEDKSEGIDGSARIGRVFFSKSGKTLYYRGRKFQSLKGRGFKANYFDVETGNHFWISGPRKDKNDRLHGGNQGVEIDQDVYEEYVEYTSS from the coding sequence ATGAACCTACGTCTGGAAACTCAAGAAAAATTAGGGAGGTCGTTAGAAATGGAGACAGATAAAAGCCCAGAAGCATTTAAGTTAGCTCGTTCTAAAATTATGTATATTGAGGATAAGTCTGAAGGCATTGACGGGAGCGCTCGTATCGGTAGAGTTTTCTTTTCAAAGTCAGGAAAAACTCTCTATTATCGCGGTCGAAAATTTCAAAGTCTGAAAGGAAGGGGTTTTAAAGCTAACTATTTCGATGTTGAAACTGGTAATCACTTTTGGATCTCAGGACCAAGAAAAGATAAAAATGACCGGCTCCATGGTGGTAACCAGGGTGTGGAAATCGATCAAGATGTTTACGAGGAATATGTTGAATATACCTCGTCTTAG
- the gap gene encoding type I glyceraldehyde-3-phosphate dehydrogenase, with amino-acid sequence MVRIGINGFGRIGRNVLRAALGRQDFQVVAINDLTDSETLAHLLQYDSLLGKLNATVKSDEKQLFIDDQVIRVFSERNPGSIPWSSVGVDIVIEATGFFTDRNTAALHITEGGARRVIISAPGKNEDLTIVMGVNHDLYNPTLHTIVSNGSCTTNALAPAAQVLHQNFGIEYGLMNTTHAYTNSQALHDQPEKDLRGARAAALSIVPYSSGAAKAIGKVIPELDGRLTGYSLRVPVPVVSVVDLSVTLKREVTIKEINTAFYDAAMSGPLQGILGYSNAPLVSSDYQGDPRSSIIDGLSTLVIGGNMVKILAWYDNEWGFSNRLIDLALLMESKGL; translated from the coding sequence ATGGTTAGGATAGGAATCAATGGCTTTGGCCGGATCGGTAGAAATGTGTTACGCGCAGCATTGGGCCGGCAGGACTTTCAGGTAGTTGCCATTAACGATTTAACCGACAGCGAAACGCTGGCACATCTGCTCCAATACGATTCACTATTGGGAAAACTGAATGCAACTGTCAAAAGTGATGAAAAACAGTTGTTTATCGACGACCAGGTCATTCGAGTGTTTTCTGAAAGAAATCCAGGATCAATTCCATGGAGTAGCGTTGGTGTCGATATTGTTATCGAAGCAACCGGATTTTTTACAGACAGAAATACGGCGGCACTACACATCACCGAAGGTGGCGCCCGCCGGGTCATCATCTCAGCGCCAGGGAAAAATGAAGACCTGACGATAGTCATGGGCGTTAATCACGACCTCTACAACCCCACCCTTCATACCATCGTCAGTAATGGCAGCTGTACGACCAATGCTCTAGCGCCTGCGGCTCAAGTGCTGCATCAGAATTTTGGTATCGAATATGGCCTAATGAATACCACTCATGCCTACACCAACAGCCAGGCTCTGCACGACCAACCAGAAAAAGATCTGCGTGGAGCCCGGGCCGCTGCATTGTCAATCGTCCCCTATTCCAGCGGTGCAGCAAAAGCCATCGGCAAAGTCATTCCCGAACTGGACGGACGCCTGACCGGATATTCACTGCGAGTACCCGTGCCAGTGGTATCGGTCGTTGATTTGTCTGTGACACTGAAACGTGAAGTGACCATCAAAGAGATAAATACTGCATTTTATGACGCCGCCATGTCGGGCCCCCTTCAAGGCATTCTCGGATACAGCAACGCACCCTTGGTTTCCAGTGACTATCAGGGCGATCCCCGGTCATCCATTATAGATGGACTTTCCACACTCGTGATTGGCGGCAATATGGTCAAAATCCTGGCCTGGTACGATAACGAATGGGGATTTTCCAATCGCCTGATTGACCTGGCGTTGTTAATGGAAAGCAAGGGATTGTAA
- a CDS encoding GlxA family transcriptional regulator yields MHTFVIIVPTGGILLEAVGIADILEQANQLKPEESPALLYQSVIVTTQPHRLAHGRAKVSLVADYSLCELEPEQPRDTILVTGRGLNRAEDDNLVEWLQAAAPHAKRVVSVCGGALLLAQAGILDGRKATTHWRLLDTLQSRFPKVIVKRGPIYIEDGPVWTSAGVTSGFDLVLALVEADYGFALARDVAQDLVMYLRRPGGQSQFSRHLANQALQPGPIRELQSWIMEHLTADLSVENLASRVAMSPRNFTRVFTRETGTTPARYVEEARLDAARQFLEQSTMAIEQIAIATGFGNSLNLRRTFERNIQISPTEYRQRFCSRNLA; encoded by the coding sequence ATGCATACATTTGTAATCATCGTTCCCACTGGCGGCATCTTGCTTGAAGCCGTAGGTATCGCCGACATCCTTGAACAGGCCAATCAGCTAAAACCTGAGGAAAGTCCGGCTCTGCTCTATCAGTCTGTCATCGTCACAACACAGCCCCATCGTCTTGCTCATGGGCGCGCCAAAGTCAGTCTGGTGGCAGACTACAGCCTTTGCGAACTGGAACCCGAACAACCACGCGACACCATCCTGGTGACTGGCAGAGGTTTGAACCGAGCCGAAGATGACAATCTGGTCGAATGGCTGCAAGCCGCCGCTCCCCACGCCAAACGTGTCGTTTCCGTTTGCGGTGGTGCGCTATTACTGGCGCAGGCTGGAATCCTGGACGGACGCAAAGCCACCACCCACTGGCGGTTGTTGGATACTCTGCAATCGCGTTTTCCGAAGGTTATCGTCAAGAGAGGCCCCATTTATATTGAAGATGGCCCAGTATGGACATCCGCTGGCGTCACTTCCGGTTTCGATTTGGTACTGGCTTTGGTGGAAGCGGATTACGGTTTTGCCCTGGCTCGGGATGTGGCCCAGGATCTGGTCATGTACCTGCGCCGACCGGGCGGTCAATCACAATTCAGCCGCCACCTTGCCAACCAGGCATTACAGCCAGGCCCGATACGCGAGTTACAGTCCTGGATCATGGAGCACCTGACTGCTGACCTGTCGGTAGAAAATCTTGCCAGCCGGGTTGCCATGAGTCCACGCAACTTTACCCGTGTGTTTACCCGTGAAACCGGCACCACTCCGGCCCGTTATGTGGAAGAAGCCCGCCTCGATGCAGCCAGACAGTTCCTGGAACAAAGCACCATGGCAATCGAACAGATCGCTATCGCCACAGGATTTGGCAACAGCCTTAATCTGCGCCGCACCTTTGAACGCAACATTCAGATAAGCCCGACGGAATACCGCCAACGGTTCTGCTCGCGCAATTTGGCTTAA
- a CDS encoding 3TM-type holin: MNWFKQLLGGNKASPIQAIGHLFDELFTSDEERQAAEIVLKRLALEPGKLQAQINMVEASSRSFWVAGWRPFIGWVCGISLASYFVPKFIVATVVWVITIQASGWLTIPAYPVDSGRLMELVLGMLGLGALRTVEKGMGKTR, encoded by the coding sequence ATGAACTGGTTTAAACAATTGTTGGGTGGCAATAAGGCTTCTCCGATACAGGCAATCGGTCATTTATTTGATGAGTTGTTTACCAGTGATGAGGAGCGTCAGGCGGCTGAAATCGTGCTAAAACGACTGGCTCTGGAGCCCGGCAAACTACAGGCACAAATCAATATGGTGGAAGCCTCCAGCCGGTCGTTCTGGGTAGCCGGGTGGCGGCCGTTTATCGGATGGGTATGTGGCATTTCACTGGCGTCTTATTTTGTGCCGAAATTTATCGTGGCCACCGTGGTTTGGGTGATTACTATTCAGGCAAGTGGTTGGTTAACAATCCCTGCCTATCCAGTGGACTCTGGCAGATTGATGGAGCTGGTATTGGGGATGTTGGGTCTTGGAGCTTTGCGGACAGTCGAAAAGGGCATGGGGAAGACCAGGTAA
- the acnA gene encoding aconitate hydratase AcnA, with translation MNPTTEEQWRKRYLTHLNKNDSENTFWSLAKLAQDFDFILSEQPFVVRLFLENIMRHAETEGVEFSQNLIKKLTTRSRTMDFEFQFYPGRILMQDYTGVPAIADLAAMRDAIFNAGGDAEKVNPMCQVDLVIDHSVIVDQAGSINAEHHNRQCEMERNRERYQFLKWAQISFSNLTVVPPGKGICHQINLEYLAQVVCEKGGLLYPDTLVGTDSHTTMINGLGVLGWGVGGIEAEAVMLGQPLSLNTPNVVGVQLEGNLCLGVTATDLVLSITEILRNHGVVGKYVEFTGSGISNLSVADRATIANMAPEYGATCALFPIDAKVIEYLTLTNRPASLIKRVYDYAVAQDLFYSTDHEAERAIYSENLTICLNDIVPSIAGPKRPQDRLPLAAIKHKTLEEIELAGRLAIKPDQQQPLVDGDLVIAAITSCTNTSNPQVMLLAGLLAKAAVEKGLTVSPHVKTSLAPGSQVVACYLDNSGLQNYLDQLGFHRIGFGCTTCIGNSGPLNGDLESVIELNNLQVSAVLSGNRNFEGRIHPSVRLNWLASPPLVVAFALAGHTRINFDQDPLGTDKEGNLVFLRDIWPDNTQLQEALLQINQTLYAESYKNILKGDEHWEALSVDSTVCFPWNAESTYIRMPPFVQLNTKPEPIIEAKILAILGDSITTDHISPAGQINPDSPAGKYLLEHRVKIDQFNSYGARRGNHEVMMRGTFANKRLINMMAAPIPGGFTRILNETQRELTQLKLPTPVSIYAASKYYKENNTPLVIFAGKEYGTGSSRDWAAKGCLLLNVKAVIAESFERIHRSNLVGMGIMPLQLLPEMSVDELELIGNESISIECNIDGESLIPDHLMIKIISSPSGQFSSPTTRSVSATLRIDNDRELKYFLANGILPYITKQLINTLK, from the coding sequence ATGAATCCAACAACTGAAGAGCAATGGCGTAAACGCTATTTAACTCACCTAAACAAAAATGATAGCGAAAACACATTTTGGTCCTTAGCCAAATTAGCACAAGACTTTGATTTTATATTGAGCGAACAACCTTTCGTAGTACGACTGTTTTTAGAAAATATCATGAGACACGCTGAAACCGAAGGCGTTGAGTTCTCGCAAAACCTGATTAAGAAATTAACTACCCGTTCTCGAACAATGGATTTTGAGTTTCAGTTCTACCCTGGAAGAATCTTGATGCAGGATTACACCGGCGTTCCGGCGATTGCGGATCTCGCCGCAATGCGCGATGCCATCTTCAATGCAGGCGGTGATGCTGAAAAAGTGAATCCAATGTGTCAGGTAGATCTGGTAATCGATCACTCGGTGATCGTAGATCAGGCTGGCAGCATCAATGCAGAACATCATAACCGTCAATGTGAAATGGAACGCAACCGGGAGCGTTACCAGTTTTTAAAGTGGGCACAGATTTCCTTTAGCAACCTTACTGTTGTTCCTCCTGGCAAAGGTATTTGCCATCAGATCAATCTGGAATATCTTGCCCAGGTGGTGTGTGAAAAAGGGGGTCTGCTCTATCCGGATACTTTAGTGGGTACCGATAGTCATACCACAATGATTAATGGCCTTGGAGTACTTGGCTGGGGTGTGGGTGGCATTGAAGCCGAAGCCGTTATGTTAGGACAACCATTAAGCTTAAATACTCCTAACGTTGTAGGTGTCCAACTAGAGGGAAACTTATGCCTTGGCGTCACCGCTACCGATCTGGTTCTAAGCATTACAGAAATATTGAGAAATCACGGTGTTGTAGGAAAATATGTCGAGTTTACAGGCTCCGGCATAAGCAATCTCAGTGTTGCTGATCGTGCCACGATTGCCAATATGGCACCAGAATATGGTGCTACATGTGCGTTGTTTCCCATTGATGCCAAAGTCATAGAATATTTAACCTTGACGAATCGACCTGCCTCATTAATTAAGCGGGTTTATGACTACGCCGTTGCACAGGATTTGTTTTACAGTACCGACCATGAAGCCGAACGAGCTATTTATAGCGAAAACTTAACCATTTGCCTGAATGACATTGTTCCCTCTATTGCGGGACCCAAGCGACCGCAAGACCGATTACCACTTGCCGCCATCAAACATAAAACACTGGAAGAAATCGAGTTAGCCGGACGCCTGGCAATTAAACCAGATCAACAACAACCATTGGTAGATGGTGATCTCGTAATCGCTGCCATCACCTCATGTACTAATACTTCCAACCCACAGGTCATGTTACTTGCGGGTCTGTTGGCCAAAGCTGCGGTAGAAAAAGGTCTGACAGTAAGTCCACACGTTAAAACCTCGCTCGCGCCTGGTTCGCAGGTAGTCGCATGTTACCTTGATAACTCTGGCCTACAGAACTATCTCGATCAACTGGGTTTTCACCGTATTGGTTTTGGTTGCACAACTTGCATTGGCAATTCTGGTCCCTTAAATGGCGACCTTGAATCTGTGATTGAGCTTAACAACCTGCAAGTAAGTGCGGTTCTTTCGGGCAATCGGAATTTTGAAGGTCGGATTCACCCCTCCGTGAGATTGAACTGGCTGGCTTCACCGCCATTAGTGGTTGCGTTTGCACTGGCAGGACATACGCGCATCAATTTTGATCAAGATCCTTTAGGTACAGATAAAGAAGGTAATCTCGTGTTTTTGCGAGATATATGGCCGGATAACACGCAGCTACAAGAAGCATTGCTACAGATAAATCAAACACTTTATGCGGAGTCTTATAAAAATATTCTAAAAGGCGATGAACATTGGGAAGCTTTAAGTGTTGACAGTACGGTGTGTTTTCCATGGAATGCCGAATCCACTTATATTCGCATGCCACCATTCGTCCAATTAAACACAAAACCTGAACCGATTATTGAAGCAAAGATACTCGCAATTTTAGGAGACTCGATTACAACAGACCATATCTCACCTGCCGGTCAAATCAATCCAGATAGTCCCGCCGGTAAATATCTACTTGAACACCGGGTCAAAATTGATCAATTTAACAGTTATGGTGCTCGTCGCGGCAACCATGAGGTCATGATGCGCGGTACTTTCGCCAATAAACGGCTGATAAATATGATGGCTGCGCCAATACCGGGAGGATTTACCCGTATATTGAATGAGACTCAGCGCGAGCTAACCCAACTCAAATTACCAACCCCTGTATCGATTTATGCAGCCAGCAAGTACTACAAAGAAAACAATACTCCGTTGGTGATTTTTGCAGGCAAGGAATATGGTACTGGCTCCAGTCGCGATTGGGCGGCAAAAGGTTGCTTGTTGCTGAATGTAAAAGCGGTCATTGCAGAAAGTTTTGAACGTATTCATCGTAGCAACTTAGTTGGCATGGGCATTATGCCACTACAACTGTTGCCAGAAATGAGTGTGGACGAATTGGAGCTAATTGGCAACGAAAGCATATCCATTGAATGCAATATCGATGGTGAGTCCTTGATTCCAGATCATCTGATGATAAAAATAATATCTTCCCCATCCGGCCAATTTTCATCACCAACGACACGATCAGTCTCTGCAACGCTCAGAATCGACAATGATCGTGAACTCAAATACTTTCTAGCAAACGGAATTTTACCTTATATCACTAAACAGCTCATAAATACCTTGAAATAA
- the nhaA gene encoding Na+/H+ antiporter NhaA translates to MDNKSKDGKKGHLFHLPKEHIDWVVHPITRFVKIEAAAGVVLLLFTVLALSLANSPLRVPFSHLWQISIGINIGPLAFERSLHGWINDAIMTLFFFLIALELKRELVLGELRNPRLAMLSISAALGGMLVPALIYLIFQYGESGQSGWGTVMATDTAFVIGCLALLGKNIPKSLRIFMLSLAVVDDIGAIIVVAVGYSSSIDWIAIGLGVAGFVVIRAMAFIGIRSITLFFIMGGLIWMVVDASGIHPTVTGVILGLMTPTTKWVSDDHLHAIMDRVVAYPRGDHWSGDTPDRQALITAEAAARETLSPVERLEIMLHPWVGFVVMPLFAFANAGIPLKGTSITSTVTIAVFLGFVLGKPVGIFLFSWIAVQLRIAILPKGLSWRMLFGGGMLAGIGFTMALFIANLAFSPEQINAVKLGILSASVFSALVGLTLLRYFSLPTNITHHNRDHSETLHDQTKTEDKYFKIPEHEHESNN, encoded by the coding sequence ATGGATAATAAATCGAAAGATGGTAAAAAAGGTCATTTGTTTCACCTACCCAAAGAGCATATTGACTGGGTAGTTCACCCCATTACTCGTTTTGTTAAAATTGAAGCTGCCGCAGGCGTTGTTTTACTGTTATTCACTGTACTGGCTTTGTCTCTGGCCAACTCCCCTCTCCGTGTCCCTTTCAGTCACTTGTGGCAAATATCGATAGGAATAAACATCGGGCCCTTAGCCTTTGAGCGGTCACTGCACGGATGGATCAATGATGCGATAATGACGTTATTTTTCTTCTTAATTGCCCTTGAACTCAAACGTGAACTGGTATTAGGCGAATTACGGAATCCCAGACTTGCAATGCTGTCAATTTCCGCGGCATTAGGTGGAATGCTGGTGCCTGCACTGATTTATCTGATTTTTCAGTATGGTGAATCCGGTCAAAGTGGTTGGGGCACCGTCATGGCAACGGATACGGCCTTCGTAATTGGTTGTCTGGCACTGTTAGGAAAAAATATTCCCAAAAGCTTGCGAATCTTTATGTTGTCGTTGGCTGTTGTGGATGACATCGGTGCCATTATTGTCGTCGCTGTTGGATATAGCAGTTCCATTGACTGGATAGCCATTGGCCTTGGAGTTGCAGGTTTTGTCGTGATTAGGGCCATGGCGTTTATTGGCATTCGCAGTATCACCCTGTTTTTTATAATGGGTGGATTGATATGGATGGTGGTTGACGCATCTGGTATTCACCCTACGGTTACGGGTGTCATTCTTGGCTTAATGACACCGACAACAAAGTGGGTCAGTGATGACCATTTACATGCAATTATGGACCGTGTGGTGGCCTATCCCAGAGGTGATCACTGGAGCGGAGACACCCCTGATCGTCAAGCTCTGATCACTGCTGAGGCGGCTGCACGTGAAACCCTTTCTCCAGTGGAGCGTTTAGAGATAATGCTTCATCCCTGGGTAGGGTTTGTCGTAATGCCATTATTCGCATTTGCCAATGCAGGTATTCCTCTTAAAGGAACCAGCATTACCTCAACAGTCACAATCGCTGTATTTCTGGGTTTTGTATTAGGCAAACCAGTCGGTATCTTTCTATTCAGCTGGATCGCAGTGCAACTGCGAATCGCGATATTACCAAAAGGTTTGAGTTGGCGAATGCTTTTCGGCGGCGGCATGTTGGCGGGTATTGGTTTTACCATGGCTTTGTTTATCGCCAACCTCGCGTTTAGTCCTGAGCAAATTAATGCAGTGAAATTAGGAATTCTCTCAGCTTCAGTTTTCTCTGCGTTGGTAGGATTAACTTTACTACGTTATTTTTCCCTCCCTACAAATATTACGCATCACAATCGCGATCACTCAGAAACGCTACATGATCAAACAAAAACTGAAGATAAGTATTTCAAAATTCCGGAGCATGAGCATGAATCCAACAACTGA
- the hflC gene encoding protease modulator HflC, producing MKKINFTLLLGILILVGLLLNVSLYTVSEVEQVIITQFGKPVGKPVVNAGLNVKMPFIQVVNAIDKRVLEWDGDPSDMPTKDKLYISVDLFARWRITDPLQYFLRLRDERSAQSRLDDILGSETRNAVAKHELIEIIRTTKDREPLQEVILSHTDSDNQEVGLLVPIQKGRKMVEQEIFTAAAEKVKVFGIELLDIRFKRINYNESVRPKIYERMISERRQIAERFLSEGNGEAARIRGDRVRELNRIQSEAYQQVEEIRGLADANAADIYAQAYNQSAQSVSLYEFTRTMQSYLTIISENTTLVLSTDSDLFKFLNGIHSINQAPVKIP from the coding sequence ATGAAAAAAATAAATTTCACTTTACTGCTGGGAATATTGATACTGGTTGGTCTGCTCCTCAATGTCTCACTTTATACCGTCAGTGAAGTCGAACAAGTCATTATCACTCAATTTGGAAAACCCGTGGGTAAGCCTGTCGTGAATGCAGGTCTCAATGTCAAAATGCCTTTTATTCAGGTTGTCAATGCGATAGACAAACGTGTTCTGGAGTGGGATGGAGACCCTTCGGATATGCCCACCAAAGATAAACTCTATATTTCTGTTGATTTATTTGCGCGTTGGCGCATTACCGATCCACTACAGTATTTTTTAAGATTAAGAGACGAACGCAGCGCTCAATCAAGACTTGATGACATACTGGGAAGTGAGACCCGCAACGCTGTAGCAAAACATGAACTTATCGAAATTATCCGCACCACCAAGGATCGAGAACCTTTGCAGGAAGTCATCTTAAGCCACACGGACTCCGACAATCAGGAAGTTGGACTGTTAGTACCGATACAGAAGGGACGGAAAATGGTGGAGCAGGAAATTTTTACCGCCGCTGCTGAAAAGGTCAAAGTGTTTGGTATTGAACTGCTTGATATCCGTTTTAAGCGAATCAATTATAACGAAAGTGTTCGACCAAAAATCTATGAACGCATGATCAGTGAACGTCGGCAAATCGCCGAGCGATTTTTATCGGAAGGTAATGGTGAAGCCGCAAGGATTCGTGGTGACCGAGTGAGAGAACTCAATAGAATTCAGTCAGAAGCATACCAGCAAGTAGAAGAGATTCGTGGCCTGGCGGATGCAAATGCGGCAGACATCTACGCACAGGCTTATAACCAAAGTGCTCAGTCTGTAAGCCTCTATGAGTTTACTCGAACTATGCAGTCCTATCTGACAATCATTTCTGAAAATACAACCCTTGTTTTATCCACTGACAGTGATTTGTTTAAGTTCTTGAATGGTATTCATTCCATCAACCAAGCACCTGTAAAAATCCCCTGA